A portion of the Sebastes fasciatus isolate fSebFas1 chromosome 2, fSebFas1.pri, whole genome shotgun sequence genome contains these proteins:
- the chrna3 gene encoding neuronal acetylcholine receptor subunit alpha-3 yields MRDHFCFVVPTCFFLLFLLPGGSCSDAEHKLFSVIFSRYNQYIRPVENVTDPVIVQFEVSMSQLVKVDEVNQIMETNLWLRHIWNDYKLRWNPKDFGGVEFIRVPSNRIWKPDIVLYNNAVGDFQVDDKTKALLRYNGDVTWIPPAIFKSSCKIDVTYFPFDYQNCTMKFGSWTYDKAKIDLVLIGSTINLKDFWESGEWTIIDAPGYKHDIKYNCCEEIYTDITYSLYIRRLPLFYTINMIIPCLLISFLTVLVFYLPSDCGEKITLCISVLLSLTVFLLVITETIPSTSLVIPLIGEYLLFTMIFVTLSIVITVFVLNVHYRTPKTHTMPCWVRTVFLGMLPKVMFMTRPERDPEKVVVAGNTKTMHSRPCAIHSSATLQKQHKPQALASSVVSSLTNRQRLFNNTELSNLNNLSGDPAKGAGSVFLCCEGRCNCCWQQRSSKLPVDSGGGSGGLGSLGALGSLGVLTGGSAAGVGGESQCSSSESLDVGILSLLPLSPEVREAIESVKYIAENMRLQNEAKEVQDDWKYVAMVIDRIFLWVFVLVCILGTAGLFLQPLLLWDDI; encoded by the exons ATGAGAGACCATTTTTGCTTCGTTGTGCCCACATGTTTCTTCCTGCTGTTTCTCCTGCCAG GAGGCTCCTGTTCAGATGCAGAGCACAAGCTCTTCTCTGTGATATTCTCCCGCTACAACCAATACATACGACCGGTGGAAAATGTGACCGACCCAGTCATTGTACAGTTCGAGGTGTCCATGTCACAGCTGGTCAAAGTG gatgaAGTCAATCAGATCATGGAGACAAATCTGTGGCTGAGACAT ATCTGGAACGACTACAAACTCAGATGGAATCCGAAGGATTTTGGAGGCGTGGAGTTTATCCGAGTGCCGTCCAACAGGATCTGGAAGCCAGACATTGTGCTCTACAACAA TGCAGTCGGAGATTTCCAGGTTGATGACAAAACGAAGGCCTTGCTTCGTTACAATGGCGATGTTACCTGGATCCCTCCGGCCATATTCAAGAGCTCCTGCAAGATCGACGTCACTTACTTCCCTTTCGACTACCAAAACTGCACCATGAAGTTTGGCTCCTGGACGTATGACAAGGCCAAGATCGACCTGGTGCTAATCGGCTCGACCATCAACCTCAAGGACTTCTGGGAGAGCGGCGAGTGGACAATCATCGACGCCCCTGGTTATAAACACGACATCAAGTACAACTGCTGCGAGGAAATCTACACGGATATCACTTACTCGTTGTACATCCGCCGCCTGCCGCTTTTCTACACCATCAACATGATCATCCCCTGCCTCCTCATCTCCTTCCTCACCGTGCTCGTCTTCTACCTGCCGTCTGACTGCGGCGAGAAAATCACCCTGTGTATCTCCGTCctgctgtctttaactgtcttccTCCTCGTCATAACGGAGACCATCCCCTCCACCTCGCTGGTCATCCCCCTGATTGGCGAGTACCTCCTCTTCACCATGATCTTTGTCACCCTCTCTATCGTCatcactgtttttgtgttgAACGTCCACTACCGCACGCCAAAGACCCACACCATGCCCTGCTGGGTGCGGACGGTGTTCCTGGGGATGCTGCCCAAGGTGATGTTCATGACGAGGCCGGAGAGGGACCCCGAGAAGGTGGTGGTGGCCGGCAATACTAAGACGATGCATTCGAGGCCCTGTGCCATTCATTCGTCAGCTACTTTGCAGAAGCAGCACAAACCTCAGGCACTGGCCTCGAGCGTGGTGTCCAGCCTGACCAACCGCCAACGCCTTTTCAACAACACGGAGCTCTCCAACCTCAATAACTTAAGCGGAGACCCGGCCAAAGGTGCGGGCTCCGTGTTCTTGTGCTGCGAGGGTCGTTGCAACTGCTGCTGGCAACAGAGATCCAGCAAACTGCCCGTAGACTCTGGTGGAGGGAGCGGAGGACTGGGCAGTCTGGGAGCGCTAGGCAGCCTGGGAGTGCTGACTGGAGGCAGTGCTGCCGGGGTCGGAGGGGAAAGTCAATGCTCAAGCTCCGAGTCTCTGGATGTAGGAATACTGTCCCTGTTGCCGCTCTCACCTGAGGTCAGGGAGGCTATTGAGAGCGTCAAATACATAGCAGAGAACATGAGACTACAGAATGAAGCAAAGGAG